In Allocoprobacillus halotolerans, a genomic segment contains:
- the tnpA gene encoding IS66 family insertion sequence element accessory protein TnpA: MKYDWKKIIDDQLNSGLTVNKYCDEHHLALSSFYKNKRKIQKDSVSTDIFLPVGVIDDMPTLVSMNIDGHTVEFDSSLLDKVIGALK, encoded by the coding sequence ATGAAATATGATTGGAAAAAGATCATTGATGATCAGCTGAACAGTGGACTCACTGTTAATAAATACTGTGATGAACATCATCTTGCTCTCAGCTCTTTCTATAAAAATAAAAGGAAGATTCAAAAGGATTCGGTTTCTACTGATATCTTTCTGCCTGTTGGAGTTATTGATGACATGCCAACACTTGTATCGATGAATATTGATGGTCATACTGTTGAATTTGATTCTTCATTGCTTGATAAAGTCATTGGTGCATTAAAATGA
- a CDS encoding YggS family pyridoxal phosphate-dependent enzyme translates to MFVNDAVVKEMLEKVKPAKLVAATKYIDEKEIEKLENCGCLYFGENRVQAFLEKYEQYHGQGHWHFIGTLQKNKVKYIIDKVELIHSVNSFHLIDELEKQAQKRGLKVHILIQVNIAKEESKHGFDEEEMDQVMEYLSHCPSLIVDGLMMMAPHIEVQQTRIYFRKTRELLETLKTKYPQYPLHELSMGMSEDYYIALEEGATIVRIGRALFKE, encoded by the coding sequence ATGTTTGTTAATGATGCAGTAGTGAAAGAAATGTTAGAAAAAGTCAAACCTGCTAAACTTGTGGCAGCTACAAAATATATAGATGAAAAAGAAATAGAAAAATTAGAAAATTGTGGTTGTCTTTATTTTGGTGAAAATAGAGTTCAAGCCTTTTTAGAGAAGTATGAACAATATCATGGGCAGGGACATTGGCATTTTATTGGAACTTTACAAAAAAATAAAGTGAAATATATTATTGATAAGGTTGAATTGATTCATTCTGTTAATAGTTTTCATTTGATTGATGAATTAGAAAAACAGGCACAAAAACGTGGTTTAAAAGTGCATATCTTAATACAAGTCAATATTGCGAAGGAAGAAAGTAAACATGGTTTTGATGAAGAAGAAATGGATCAAGTTATGGAATATTTGAGCCATTGCCCATCTTTGATTGTTGATGGATTAATGATGATGGCTCCTCATATTGAAGTTCAACAAACACGTATCTATTTTAGAAAAACAAGGGAATTACTAGAAACTTTAAAAACCAAGTATCCACAATATCCATTACATGAATTATCAATGGGAATGTCAGAAGATTATTACATTGCATTAGAAGAAGGAGCAACAATTGTCAGAATTGGCAGAGCCTTGTTTAAAGAATAA
- the tnpC gene encoding IS66 family transposase: protein MYSFYSTIRYQAYDKLDDIRHMGCWAHCRRKYLEALDGAPSDTDLKGTASYRLLHKINKLFTLEKKLKGKSYEEIKDTRQKEAKPIIDDFFKDVKECAKVAVEKTKLSQALTYSINQEENLRLYLEEGRIEISNNRAENSIRPFCVGRRNWLFSNTVKGAEASAAIYSLLETAKLNNLKPYDYFEYLLTALTEIDINDDKELEKIMPWSKSLPENIYLTKKS from the coding sequence TTGTACAGTTTTTATTCTACCATCAGATATCAGGCCTATGACAAACTTGATGATATCAGACACATGGGATGCTGGGCACATTGTCGTCGAAAGTATTTAGAAGCACTTGATGGTGCACCATCTGATACAGATCTAAAAGGTACTGCAAGTTACAGACTTCTTCATAAGATCAATAAGCTTTTTACGCTTGAAAAGAAATTAAAAGGCAAAAGCTATGAAGAGATCAAAGACACAAGGCAAAAAGAAGCAAAGCCAATCATTGATGATTTCTTCAAGGATGTCAAGGAATGTGCAAAAGTAGCAGTTGAAAAGACCAAACTCAGCCAAGCCTTAACATACAGCATCAACCAGGAAGAAAACTTAAGATTGTATCTTGAAGAAGGTCGTATTGAAATATCCAACAATCGAGCAGAAAATTCAATTCGTCCATTCTGCGTAGGTCGTCGCAACTGGCTGTTTTCAAACACAGTTAAAGGAGCAGAAGCAAGTGCAGCAATCTATTCGCTCCTTGAAACAGCAAAACTTAATAATCTCAAGCCATATGATTATTTTGAATATCTTTTAACAGCATTAACTGAAATAGATATTAATGATGACAAGGAACTAGAAAAGATCATGCCATGGTCAAAATCATTACCAGAAAACATATATCTGACTAAAAAATCGTAG
- a CDS encoding HD domain-containing protein yields MSELAEPCLKNNMIYHEDIPEYVQDIIQTSLFQRLKDVGMNCGNEYTQFEPFCHCRGVSRYQHSIGVALIVYHFTQDKHQVIAALLHDIASPVFAHVIDFMHHDYLQQVATENLTEQMIKNNHELQKIFLRYHIDENKVINYHDYPIADNDTPQLSADRLEYTLSNALYYGLLKQDEIKNIYHHLHVNETKDEIVFDNLEVARLFTQTMLQCSQYYVCDANRYCMEYLARLMRYAIENGICTYQDLYTTETQVIQKLMNHPTTKKLLKILLNLIKCLYHYLHKRDILRFRLKNVILIPRFIINVF; encoded by the coding sequence TTGTCAGAATTGGCAGAGCCTTGTTTAAAGAATAATATGATTTATCATGAAGATATACCCGAATATGTTCAAGATATCATTCAAACATCGCTTTTTCAAAGATTAAAAGATGTAGGTATGAATTGTGGGAATGAATATACACAGTTTGAACCTTTTTGTCATTGTCGAGGTGTGTCAAGATATCAGCATAGTATAGGAGTTGCATTGATTGTTTATCATTTTACACAAGATAAACATCAGGTAATCGCTGCTTTACTTCATGATATAGCCTCACCAGTATTTGCACATGTGATTGATTTTATGCATCATGATTATTTACAACAAGTTGCTACAGAAAATTTAACAGAACAAATGATTAAAAATAATCATGAACTTCAAAAGATTTTTCTTCGTTATCATATAGATGAAAACAAAGTCATCAATTATCATGATTATCCCATTGCTGATAATGATACCCCACAACTTTCAGCTGATCGTTTAGAATATACATTATCCAATGCTCTTTATTATGGTTTATTGAAGCAAGATGAAATCAAGAATATCTATCATCACTTGCATGTGAATGAAACAAAAGATGAAATTGTTTTTGATAATCTTGAAGTTGCACGTTTATTTACACAGACAATGCTTCAATGCAGTCAGTATTATGTTTGTGATGCAAATCGTTATTGTATGGAATATCTTGCTAGATTAATGAGATATGCGATTGAAAATGGTATTTGTACTTATCAGGATTTATATACAACAGAAACACAGGTTATTCAAAAGTTAATGAATCATCCTACAACAAAAAAACTTTTGAAGATTTTACTCAATTTAATCAAGTGCTTGTATCATTATCTCCACAAAAGGGATATTTTAAGGTTCAGGCTAAAAAACGTTATATTAATCCCAAGGTTTATCATCAACGTATTTTAG
- the tnpB gene encoding IS66 family insertion sequence element accessory protein TnpB (TnpB, as the term is used for proteins encoded by IS66 family insertion elements, is considered an accessory protein, since TnpC, encoded by a neighboring gene, is a DDE family transposase.) yields the protein MIINTDEIKNIYVSSHYVDMRKSIDGLTQIVNLHFQMNVLDHSLFIFTNKARNRIKILYYESNGFWLFIKRLEHGRFKIEEHDDSNTRKITSTQLNWLLEGLEFEEKFKEKQLLI from the coding sequence ATGATCATTAACACCGATGAAATCAAGAATATATATGTTTCAAGCCATTATGTTGATATGCGAAAGTCGATTGATGGTTTGACACAGATCGTGAATCTTCACTTTCAGATGAATGTTCTTGATCATAGTTTGTTTATCTTTACAAACAAAGCCAGAAACAGGATCAAGATACTCTATTATGAATCCAATGGTTTCTGGCTGTTTATCAAAAGACTTGAACATGGCAGGTTCAAGATTGAAGAACATGATGATTCCAATACAAGAAAAATAACTTCCACTCAGCTCAACTGGCTTCTGGAAGGCCTTGAATTTGAAGAAAAATTCAAAGAAAAACAGCTTCTCATCTAA
- a CDS encoding alpha/beta hydrolase, translated as MKKKWFIITFVIISILVSVGYGVGTYFVNYALSPSSNSDQREIDESDEVKLSDSIQNQINQNKNEEMMKGMDFEAQTKPMIVSSLDSISLKGKYLDHDDSHQWVILIHGYKSSNENMMSYGSEYYDRGYNVVLPDNRAHGKSDGEYIGMGWLDKDDIGCWVNWIIEKDNQAQIILHGISMGGATVMMVSGEHLPQVVGYIEDCGYTSVWDIFASELDKRFSLPSFPILDISNLMAQAKAGYNFKEASSVEQVKKANQPMLFIHGGKDDFVPVEMVYEVYDACPTVKELYIVEEAGHAQSKDYDVETYWNKVFDFIDQNIN; from the coding sequence TTGAAGAAAAAATGGTTTATTATCACTTTTGTCATTATTTCTATTTTAGTCAGTGTGGGATATGGAGTAGGAACATATTTTGTCAATTATGCCCTGTCACCAAGTAGCAATTCAGATCAAAGAGAAATTGATGAAAGTGATGAAGTTAAATTATCAGATAGTATTCAAAATCAAATAAATCAAAATAAAAATGAAGAAATGATGAAAGGTATGGACTTTGAGGCTCAAACAAAACCAATGATTGTAAGTAGTTTGGATTCTATAAGTCTAAAAGGAAAATATCTTGATCATGATGATAGTCATCAATGGGTTATTTTGATACATGGATATAAATCAAGTAATGAAAATATGATGTCATATGGTAGTGAATATTACGATAGAGGATATAATGTTGTTTTACCTGATAATCGTGCACATGGAAAAAGTGATGGCGAATATATTGGTATGGGCTGGTTAGATAAAGATGATATTGGTTGCTGGGTGAATTGGATTATTGAAAAAGATAATCAAGCACAAATTATTTTACATGGTATTTCCATGGGTGGAGCTACAGTGATGATGGTTTCAGGTGAACATTTACCACAAGTTGTAGGTTATATTGAAGATTGTGGATATACGAGTGTATGGGATATTTTTGCGAGTGAGTTAGATAAACGTTTTTCTCTACCATCGTTTCCTATTTTAGATATTTCTAATTTAATGGCTCAGGCGAAAGCAGGATACAATTTTAAAGAAGCTTCAAGTGTTGAACAAGTCAAAAAAGCCAATCAACCAATGTTGTTTATTCATGGTGGCAAAGATGATTTTGTACCCGTTGAAATGGTTTATGAAGTTTATGATGCCTGTCCAACAGTTAAAGAACTCTATATTGTAGAAGAAGCAGGTCATGCTCAATCTAAAGATTATGATGTAGAAACTTATTGGAATAAAGTTTTTGATTTTATTGATCAAAATATAAATTAA
- the tnpC gene encoding IS66 family transposase: MTYKRKKKNNKRGIDISSLPAVTKIYDLENKNCPDCGEPLRKIGENIRKELVYYPARYEVIEHVQYVYTCDRCEEDSLKSKIFKADMKASVIYKSFASPSLLSYIIDNKFNKALPLYRQEVMFNQIGLKLSRQTMANWMIKLHDEYFKRMTDYMHKTLLQSEYLHADETTNQVLNVPDQKPTTKSYMWVYKTGRSEDKQIVHFIYENTRGHEHAKKHLEGYHNILQTDGLVLCQDFGQLKLQNL; the protein is encoded by the coding sequence GTGACATATAAACGAAAAAAGAAAAACAATAAACGTGGCATTGATATTTCATCATTACCCGCTGTAACAAAGATTTATGATCTAGAAAACAAGAACTGTCCTGACTGTGGTGAACCATTAAGAAAGATTGGTGAAAACATCAGAAAAGAACTTGTCTATTATCCTGCAAGGTATGAAGTTATTGAGCATGTTCAATATGTCTATACCTGTGACAGATGTGAGGAAGATTCATTAAAATCAAAAATATTCAAGGCAGATATGAAAGCTTCTGTTATCTATAAGAGTTTTGCATCACCATCACTTTTATCATATATTATTGATAATAAATTCAATAAGGCATTGCCTTTATACAGACAGGAAGTGATGTTCAATCAGATTGGATTGAAACTATCAAGACAGACAATGGCCAACTGGATGATCAAGCTTCATGATGAATATTTCAAAAGAATGACTGATTATATGCATAAGACACTTCTTCAAAGTGAATATCTGCATGCGGATGAAACAACAAATCAGGTTTTGAATGTTCCAGACCAGAAACCAACAACAAAATCCTATATGTGGGTATACAAGACAGGACGAAGTGAAGACAAGCAAATTGTTCATTTCATTTATGAAAACACAAGAGGTCATGAACATGCAAAGAAACATCTTGAAGGATATCATAATATACTTCAGACAGATGGATTGGTACTATGTCAAGATTTCGGACAACTTAAATTGCAGAATTTGTAA
- a CDS encoding ATP-dependent metallopeptidase FtsH/Yme1/Tma family protein: MNEVKQPKKPLIYYYGIVMLILVLLNFIAFPYLAQRQIKEVDYSTFIELTENKEIEQVEIQDNQILFTQKDDNHVYKTGIMNDPQLVDRLYEYDVVFTSEIVEEMSPLLSILLSWVLPLLICIGIGQIFSKKLMDKAGGGHNAMSFGMGKSNAKIYVKSSEGINFSDVAGEDEAKENLAEIVDYLHNPQKYKEIGASMPKGILLVGPPGTGKTMLAKAVAGEANVPFFSMSGSEFVEMFVGMGASKVRDLFKQAKEKAPCIIFIDEIDAIGKKRNGNIGGNDEREQTLNQLLTEMDGFEGNNGVIILAATNRPESLDPALTRPGRFDRRVPVELPDLKGREEILKVHAKKLKQNQILTIIKSLEWLLALLVLNLQILSMK, encoded by the coding sequence ATGAATGAAGTGAAACAACCTAAAAAGCCGTTAATTTATTATTATGGAATTGTGATGTTGATTTTAGTTTTATTGAATTTTATCGCATTTCCTTATTTAGCTCAAAGACAAATTAAGGAAGTTGATTATAGTACTTTTATTGAATTAACAGAAAACAAAGAAATTGAACAAGTTGAAATTCAAGATAATCAAATCTTATTTACACAAAAAGATGATAATCATGTTTATAAAACAGGAATTATGAATGATCCCCAATTAGTCGATAGACTTTATGAATATGATGTTGTGTTTACAAGTGAAATTGTAGAAGAAATGTCACCACTTCTAAGTATTTTACTTTCTTGGGTATTACCTTTATTAATCTGTATAGGTATTGGTCAAATATTCTCAAAGAAATTAATGGATAAAGCCGGTGGTGGACATAATGCCATGTCTTTTGGTATGGGTAAATCTAATGCAAAAATATATGTGAAATCTTCTGAAGGTATTAATTTTAGTGATGTGGCTGGAGAAGATGAAGCCAAAGAAAATTTAGCTGAAATTGTTGATTATTTACATAATCCTCAAAAATATAAAGAAATTGGAGCATCTATGCCAAAAGGTATTTTACTTGTAGGTCCTCCAGGTACTGGAAAAACAATGCTTGCGAAAGCTGTAGCTGGTGAAGCCAATGTTCCTTTCTTTTCAATGTCAGGTTCTGAGTTTGTAGAAATGTTTGTGGGTATGGGTGCTTCTAAAGTACGTGATTTATTTAAACAAGCAAAAGAAAAAGCACCGTGTATCATTTTTATTGATGAAATAGATGCTATTGGAAAGAAACGTAATGGAAATATTGGTGGTAATGATGAAAGAGAACAGACCTTAAATCAATTATTAACAGAGATGGATGGTTTTGAAGGGAATAATGGTGTTATCATTTTAGCAGCAACCAATAGACCTGAATCTCTTGATCCAGCTTTAACACGTCCAGGACGTTTCGATCGACGTGTTCCAGTTGAATTACCTGATTTAAAAGGACGTGAAGAAATCTTAAAAGTTCATGCGAAAAAATTAAAACAGAACCAAATATTGACTATAATAAAATCGCTAGAATGGCTTCTGGCGCTTCTGGTGCTGAACTTGCAAATATTGTCAATGAAGTAG
- a CDS encoding transposase translates to MAKHTYDKDFREGVIQYCLDHPDESYVSVSKRFGIHDTTIGGWMKSYKKNNDEVIIRGSGNYSSDEAKEIAKLRKELKDTKDALEILKKAIGILGK, encoded by the coding sequence ATGGCAAAACATACTTATGATAAAGATTTTAGAGAAGGAGTGATTCAGTACTGTTTAGATCATCCAGATGAATCATATGTAAGTGTATCAAAAAGATTTGGAATTCATGATACGACGATTGGTGGATGGATGAAAAGTTACAAGAAAAATAATGATGAAGTGATTATAAGAGGAAGTGGAAATTATTCAAGTGATGAAGCTAAGGAAATAGCCAAATTAAGAAAAGAACTTAAAGATACAAAGGATGCATTAGAAATCCTAAAAAAGGCTATTGGCATACTGGGAAAATAA
- a CDS encoding IS3 family transposase: protein MRNPKKGYWHTGKINQKDIYESVKESKKKDSTISISSVLKQLDVSKSGYYDYINRKPSYTKQRREKITKKVEEIYRNSHEIYGSPKITEMLNQNGEKVSQRYIYSIMRENSWKARYVKPYVQTTISEDFSSRLKNLLNRHFNPSRPDCAWCTDITYIRTVDEGFVYLTSVMDLYSRKIISWVLTKTMETDEVLKSIEKAKERRKVEKPLVVQSDRGVQFTSTKYQEMTEGFVTSYSRKGTPWDNACIESFHALIKREWLNFYKIMNYEEAYQLVFEYIEGFYNTIRIHSHCGYQSPNEYEKNYMLAVTNKNQTTFITNSAI from the coding sequence ATTAGAAATCCTAAAAAAGGCTATTGGCATACTGGGAAAATAAACCAAAAGGACATCTACGAAAGTGTTAAAGAATCAAAAAAGAAAGATTCAACAATTTCGATTTCCAGTGTGCTAAAACAGTTAGATGTCAGCAAATCAGGTTATTATGATTACATTAATAGAAAGCCAAGCTATACAAAACAAAGAAGAGAAAAAATTACAAAGAAAGTTGAGGAAATTTATAGAAATTCTCATGAAATATATGGCTCACCAAAAATAACAGAGATGCTCAATCAAAATGGTGAAAAAGTCAGTCAAAGATACATTTATTCCATCATGAGAGAAAACAGCTGGAAGGCTAGATATGTAAAGCCATACGTTCAAACAACAATAAGTGAGGATTTCTCTTCAAGGCTTAAAAATCTGCTCAATAGACATTTTAATCCATCAAGACCTGATTGTGCCTGGTGTACAGATATAACTTATATAAGAACAGTTGATGAAGGCTTTGTCTATTTGACAAGCGTCATGGACCTATACTCAAGAAAAATCATATCATGGGTGCTGACAAAAACGATGGAAACAGATGAAGTTCTAAAAAGTATTGAAAAGGCAAAGGAAAGAAGGAAGGTAGAAAAACCATTAGTGGTGCAAAGTGACAGGGGCGTGCAGTTCACATCAACTAAATATCAGGAGATGACAGAAGGATTTGTAACAAGTTACTCAAGAAAAGGAACACCATGGGATAATGCCTGTATAGAATCATTTCATGCATTAATCAAAAGGGAGTGGTTGAATTTTTATAAGATAATGAATTATGAAGAAGCATATCAACTTGTATTTGAATACATAGAGGGATTCTACAATACAATAAGGATTCATTCACATTGTGGGTATCAGTCACCCAACGAATACGAGAAAAACTATATGTTAGCAGTGACTAACAAAAATCAAACAACTTTTATTACAAATTCTGCAATTTAA
- the tnpA gene encoding IS200/IS605 family transposase, which produces MAQKANSLAHTKWMCKYHIVFTPKYRRKVIYNQLRNDIGEILRTLCRYKGVEIIEGHLMADHVHILVMIPPKLSVSSFMGYLKGKSALMIFDRHANLKYKYGNRHFWAEGYYVSTVGLNDATVAKYIREQERHDIAMDKLSVKEYQNPFEDREIEKEKKKQEKKKKTVKKEK; this is translated from the coding sequence ATGGCTCAAAAAGCTAATTCTTTGGCACATACGAAGTGGATGTGCAAATATCACATCGTCTTCACTCCAAAGTATAGACGAAAAGTGATTTATAATCAACTAAGAAATGACATAGGAGAGATATTAAGGACATTATGCCGATATAAAGGAGTAGAAATCATAGAAGGGCATCTGATGGCAGATCATGTCCATATATTAGTGATGATACCACCAAAATTAAGTGTATCATCATTCATGGGATACCTAAAAGGAAAATCGGCACTGATGATATTTGATCGACATGCAAATCTGAAATATAAATATGGAAACAGACATTTCTGGGCAGAAGGATATTATGTGAGCACAGTGGGATTGAATGATGCAACGGTCGCAAAATATATAAGGGAACAAGAGCGACATGACATAGCGATGGACAAACTCAGTGTGAAAGAATATCAAAATCCATTTGAAGACAGAGAAATAGAAAAAGAGAAGAAAAAACAGGAGAAAAAGAAAAAGACAGTTAAGAAAGAGAAATAA
- a CDS encoding amidohydrolase codes for MYEKIKKLAELYYPKTVECRRDLHKFAEKGWLEVRTACMIATTLEDLGYEVLIGEDIMKKEARMGVPPETVLHLNYHRAQKQGANPYYLEKVKMGMTAVAGVLKCGEGPTLALRFDIDALGLIEESSSCHYPFTQGFASVHRGTMHACGHDGHTAIGLATAKILMDIKEHLHGTIKLIFQPAEEGVMGARSIAESGFLNDVDYICAAHIMPQENQPYDLYFGMNESFATTKLDVTYHGVSTHAAESPQFGKNALLSAANCILNLHSIPRNSNGQTRVNVGTVRAGTGRNVVPETAKLEIEVRGVTSELNRYMEIYARDIIEGSARMHDTVVEIKEMGKAYALECDDDFMNTIRSMCQQYLPDLKLPDENLSPLGGSDDFSYLMECVQAHGGKATYMKLLTPIVSSPHNDAFDFDEKVLQLGPRVFASLIYYLSHENKA; via the coding sequence ATGTATGAAAAAATCAAAAAACTAGCTGAATTATATTATCCTAAAACAGTAGAATGTCGTCGAGATTTACATAAGTTTGCTGAAAAAGGTTGGCTGGAAGTCAGAACTGCTTGTATGATTGCGACAACATTAGAAGATTTAGGATATGAAGTGCTTATTGGTGAAGATATTATGAAAAAAGAGGCAAGAATGGGTGTACCACCAGAAACTGTTTTACATTTAAATTATCATCGTGCCCAGAAACAAGGAGCCAATCCTTATTATCTTGAAAAAGTTAAAATGGGAATGACTGCTGTAGCTGGTGTTTTAAAATGTGGTGAAGGACCTACGCTTGCTTTAAGATTTGATATTGATGCTTTAGGATTGATAGAAGAGTCTTCTTCCTGTCATTATCCTTTTACTCAAGGTTTTGCCTCTGTGCATCGAGGAACTATGCATGCTTGTGGACATGATGGACATACAGCTATTGGTTTAGCAACCGCCAAGATTCTCATGGATATTAAGGAACATCTTCATGGAACGATTAAACTTATTTTTCAGCCTGCTGAAGAAGGTGTGATGGGAGCAAGAAGTATTGCAGAAAGTGGTTTTCTAAATGATGTTGATTATATTTGTGCTGCGCATATTATGCCTCAAGAAAATCAACCCTATGATTTGTATTTTGGAATGAATGAATCGTTTGCGACTACCAAATTAGATGTGACTTATCATGGCGTATCAACGCATGCGGCTGAATCTCCACAGTTTGGTAAAAACGCCCTATTGTCAGCTGCTAACTGCATTTTAAACTTACATTCTATCCCTCGTAACAGTAATGGACAAACTCGTGTCAATGTTGGGACTGTGCGTGCTGGAACAGGACGTAATGTCGTGCCTGAAACAGCCAAACTAGAAATAGAAGTACGTGGTGTCACAAGTGAACTGAATCGTTATATGGAAATCTATGCTAGAGATATTATTGAAGGTTCGGCTCGTATGCATGATACTGTTGTTGAAATCAAAGAAATGGGAAAAGCTTATGCTTTGGAATGTGATGATGATTTTATGAATACTATTCGTTCTATGTGTCAGCAGTATCTTCCTGATTTAAAATTACCTGATGAAAATCTTAGTCCTTTAGGTGGTAGTGATGATTTTTCTTATTTAATGGAATGTGTACAAGCTCATGGTGGTAAAGCGACCTATATGAAATTATTAACACCAATTGTTTCATCACCTCATAATGATGCTTTTGATTTTGATGAAAAGGTTCTTCAACTAGGACCACGTGTTTTTGCAAGTCTTATTTATTATCTATCACATGAAAACAAGGCATAA
- a CDS encoding PDDEXK nuclease domain-containing protein, with protein MKQLTSKYQYDKLEFIKNPVIAEFLGLSQNTDFTETNLEKNIISNLQKFLMELGKGYAFVARQQHIHTEKQDYFIDLVFYNYYLKCFVLIDLKTSKVTHQDVRQMDMYVRMYDELKRTDGDNPTIGIILCTDTDEDIACYSILKGNEQLFASKYKLYLPTDEELRAEIKTQKTIFKLQHNK; from the coding sequence ATGAAACAATTGACTTCAAAATATCAATACGATAAGTTAGAGTTTATTAAAAATCCAGTCATAGCTGAATTTCTAGGCTTATCTCAAAATACTGATTTTACAGAAACTAATCTTGAAAAAAATATTATTTCCAATCTTCAAAAATTCTTGATGGAACTTGGTAAAGGATATGCCTTTGTCGCTAGACAACAACATATTCATACAGAAAAACAAGATTATTTTATTGATTTGGTTTTCTATAACTACTATTTAAAATGCTTTGTGCTTATTGATTTGAAAACAAGCAAAGTTACACATCAAGATGTAAGACAAATGGATATGTATGTTCGTATGTATGATGAATTAAAGAGAACAGATGGAGATAATCCAACAATTGGCATTATTCTTTGTACCGATACAGATGAAGATATTGCGTGTTATTCAATTTTAAAAGGAAACGAACAGTTATTCGCAAGTAAATATAAATTGTATTTACCAACTGATGAAGAATTAAGAGCTGAAATTAAAACGCAAAAGACAATATTCAAATTACAACATAATAAATAA
- a CDS encoding MarR family transcriptional regulator: MDYQKYARELIGYMIENEQSFKFCHGDISEIARGEGAVLIYLMGGDGVCASEISQRFDINTSRVAAVLNTLSKKGFIKEKKILWIKER; this comes from the coding sequence ATGGATTATCAAAAATATGCTAGAGAATTAATAGGATATATGATAGAGAATGAACAGTCTTTTAAATTCTGTCATGGTGATATCAGTGAAATTGCTAGAGGGGAAGGTGCTGTCCTGATTTATTTAATGGGCGGAGATGGTGTTTGTGCATCGGAAATTAGTCAACGTTTTGATATTAATACATCAAGGGTAGCTGCAGTTTTAAATACTTTATCTAAAAAAGGATTCATAAAAGAGAAGAAGATCCTTTGGATAAAAGAAAGATAA